The Agromyces sp. LHK192 genome includes a window with the following:
- the mraY gene encoding phospho-N-acetylmuramoyl-pentapeptide-transferase — protein sequence MRALLTAGALSLAFTLFLTPLFIRLFTKLGWGQFIRDDGPQSHHVKRGTPTMGGIIFILGTLFGYFTATLLVSNEPPTASGLLVLFMMVGLGIVGFVDDFLKTRKKQSLGLGGWAKVAGQVLVAGVFALLALQFPNAQQETPASTKISFIRDLPLDFMVFGTVVGVALYVVWICLLAAGASNGVNVTDGLDGLAGGASILAIGSFIIIGFWQFNQSCFGENLNDSDAYRCYDVRDPLDLAIVATAIVGGLVGFLWWNTNPAHIYMGDTGSLALGGALAALAILSRTELLLLLIGGLFVIETGSVIVQRAYFKITGGKRIFLMSPIHHHFELKGWAEVTIVVRFWIIGGLLSAAGVGSFYFEWLQQ from the coding sequence GTGAGAGCCCTCCTGACCGCGGGTGCGCTGTCGCTCGCCTTCACCCTCTTCCTGACCCCGTTGTTCATCCGGCTCTTCACGAAGCTCGGCTGGGGCCAGTTCATCCGCGACGACGGTCCCCAGAGTCACCACGTGAAGCGCGGCACGCCCACGATGGGCGGCATCATCTTCATCCTCGGCACGCTGTTCGGCTACTTCACGGCGACGCTGCTCGTGAGCAACGAGCCGCCGACGGCATCGGGACTGCTCGTGCTGTTCATGATGGTCGGACTCGGCATCGTCGGGTTCGTCGACGACTTCCTCAAGACGCGCAAGAAGCAGAGCCTCGGGCTGGGCGGCTGGGCGAAGGTCGCCGGCCAGGTCCTCGTCGCCGGGGTCTTCGCCCTGCTCGCGCTGCAGTTCCCGAACGCCCAGCAGGAGACGCCCGCGTCGACGAAGATCTCGTTCATCCGCGACCTGCCGCTCGACTTCATGGTGTTCGGCACCGTCGTCGGCGTCGCGTTGTACGTCGTCTGGATCTGCCTGCTCGCGGCCGGGGCCTCGAACGGCGTCAACGTGACCGACGGCCTCGACGGACTCGCGGGGGGAGCATCCATCCTCGCGATCGGCTCCTTCATCATCATCGGATTCTGGCAGTTCAACCAGTCGTGCTTCGGCGAGAACCTGAACGACTCCGATGCCTACCGGTGCTACGACGTGCGCGACCCGCTCGACCTCGCCATCGTCGCGACGGCGATCGTCGGCGGACTGGTCGGGTTCCTGTGGTGGAACACGAATCCGGCCCACATCTACATGGGCGACACCGGCTCGCTCGCCCTCGGCGGGGCGCTGGCCGCGCTCGCGATCCTGAGTCGGACCGAGCTGCTCCTCCTGCTGATCGGCGGCCTGTTCGTCATCGAGACCGGTTCCGTGATCGTGCAACGCGCCTACTTCAAGATCACCGGCGGCAAACGCATCTTCCTCATGAGCCCGATCCACCATCACTTCGAACTGAAGGGGTGGGCGGAGGTCACGATCGTCGTCCGGTTCTGGATCATCGGCGGCCTGCTCTCCGCGGCGGGCGTCGGCTCGTTCTACTTCGAGTGGCTGCAGCAATGA
- the murD gene encoding UDP-N-acetylmuramoyl-L-alanine--D-glutamate ligase, protein MTGPDAASSRLDALTSWHADWRGLRVAVLGLGVTGFAVADTLTELGAEVLVLAPARDDDRAKILEVIGARLVTDPLEQVPVELESFDAELLVASPGFHPDHPVLEWAHARGIPVWGDIELAWRVRDKVRSADWMLVTGTNGKTTTVQLAATLLAANGLAAAPCGNIGVPVLDAVRDPGGFDVLVVELSSYQLHHLPTQGPGAIHPWASVCLNLADDHLDWHGTAEAYAAAKAKVYANTRVACVYNRADEATRRMVEEADVEEGARAIGFGLDTPGPSDFGVVEGILCDRAFLEERRTAALELVTLEELEPLGLSAPHVVANILAASALARSYDVPVPVVHDALLGFRLDAHRIQTVALAGGIRWIDDSKATNPHAAEASLRAFGQVVWIVGGLLKGVDADALVAAHVSRLRAAIVIGRDRVALVAAFGRHAPELPLFEVTADDTGLVMPEAVALAAAVAEEGDTVLLAPAAASMDQFADYADRGRRFHEAVRAMLGGEAGGESAEGRPPREDG, encoded by the coding sequence ATGACCGGTCCGGATGCTGCGTCGTCACGGCTCGACGCGCTGACGAGCTGGCATGCCGACTGGCGCGGGCTGCGCGTCGCCGTGCTCGGCCTCGGCGTCACGGGGTTCGCCGTCGCCGACACGCTCACCGAGCTCGGCGCCGAGGTGCTCGTGCTCGCGCCCGCCCGCGACGACGACCGCGCGAAGATCCTCGAGGTCATCGGCGCCCGGTTGGTCACGGACCCGCTCGAGCAGGTCCCCGTCGAACTCGAGTCGTTCGACGCCGAGCTCCTCGTCGCCTCCCCGGGCTTCCACCCCGACCATCCGGTGCTCGAATGGGCGCACGCCCGCGGCATCCCGGTCTGGGGTGACATCGAGCTGGCCTGGCGGGTGCGCGACAAGGTGAGGTCCGCCGATTGGATGCTCGTCACCGGGACGAACGGGAAGACCACCACCGTGCAGCTCGCGGCGACGCTGCTCGCCGCGAACGGGCTCGCTGCGGCGCCGTGCGGCAACATCGGCGTACCGGTGCTCGACGCCGTGCGCGACCCCGGCGGATTCGACGTGCTGGTCGTCGAGCTGTCGAGCTACCAGTTGCATCACCTCCCGACGCAGGGCCCGGGTGCGATCCACCCGTGGGCGAGCGTCTGCCTCAACCTCGCGGACGACCACCTCGACTGGCACGGCACGGCTGAGGCATACGCGGCGGCGAAGGCGAAGGTCTACGCGAACACCCGGGTCGCATGCGTGTACAACCGGGCCGACGAGGCGACCAGGCGAATGGTCGAGGAGGCCGACGTCGAGGAGGGCGCCCGCGCGATCGGGTTCGGGCTCGACACCCCGGGGCCGAGCGACTTCGGCGTGGTCGAGGGCATCCTGTGCGATCGGGCGTTCCTCGAGGAGCGCCGGACCGCGGCGCTCGAACTGGTCACGCTGGAGGAATTGGAGCCGCTGGGGCTCAGCGCCCCGCATGTCGTGGCGAACATCCTCGCGGCGTCGGCGCTGGCACGGTCCTACGACGTACCCGTGCCCGTGGTGCATGATGCGCTGCTCGGCTTCCGGCTCGACGCGCACCGGATCCAGACCGTCGCCCTGGCGGGCGGCATCCGCTGGATCGACGACTCGAAGGCGACGAATCCGCACGCTGCGGAGGCATCCCTCCGCGCGTTCGGCCAGGTCGTCTGGATCGTGGGCGGGTTGCTCAAGGGGGTCGACGCCGATGCGTTGGTGGCGGCGCACGTGTCGCGCCTGCGAGCGGCGATCGTGATCGGGCGCGACCGCGTCGCCCTCGTCGCCGCGTTCGGCCGACACGCGCCGGAGCTGCCCCTGTTCGAGGTGACCGCGGATGACACTGGGCTGGTGATGCCCGAGGCGGTCGCACTCGCGGCGGCCGTCGCCGAGGAGGGCGACACCGTGCTCCTGGCGCCGGCGGCCGCGTCGATGGACCAGTTCGCGGACTACGCCGACCGGGGGCGCAGGTTCCACGAGGCGGTCCGCGCGATGCTGGGAGGTGAGGCCGGTGGCGAATCCGCAGAAGGCCGGCCGCCCCGCGAAGACGGCTGA
- the ftsW gene encoding putative lipid II flippase FtsW, which produces MANPQKAGRPAKTADARGVTAARIRLGRVFQAESADYFLLLGTTLFLVVLGLVMVFSSSLVQSKLEEGDFLAQAARQGIWALLGVPLMLLASRVPERVWMRLAWPALAISCALQLLVVATDLGVSVGGNTNWLNIAGFQFQPSEMIKVSMVMWLGLIVTKKQDRLGDLVHGILPILLVGGGAIALVLLGGDLGTVLIMAAMLLGALFLIGVRFRLLLVPLLVGGLVFGIVAASSESRVRRITSFLQENCTTIDQDDCWQVQHGMFALANGGVFGVGLGNSAAKWSWLPAADNDFIFAIIGEELGLIGAVVVLALFVMLGIAFARILRNARTPFAKTVTAAVMVWVIGQACVNIGVVLKVLPVLGVPLPLVSAGGTALMTTLFAIGIVLSVARDPEAPARHAARVAARRAGRVKASGRSAR; this is translated from the coding sequence GTGGCGAATCCGCAGAAGGCCGGCCGCCCCGCGAAGACGGCTGACGCGCGCGGCGTCACCGCCGCACGCATCAGGTTGGGCCGGGTGTTCCAGGCCGAATCGGCCGACTACTTCCTGCTGCTCGGCACGACGCTGTTCCTGGTCGTCCTCGGCCTCGTCATGGTGTTCTCGTCCTCGCTCGTGCAGTCGAAGCTCGAGGAGGGCGACTTCCTCGCGCAGGCCGCGCGGCAGGGCATCTGGGCGCTCCTCGGCGTTCCACTGATGCTCCTCGCCAGCCGCGTGCCCGAACGGGTCTGGATGCGTCTGGCCTGGCCGGCCCTCGCGATCTCCTGCGCCCTGCAGTTGCTGGTCGTGGCGACCGATCTCGGCGTCTCGGTGGGCGGCAACACGAACTGGCTCAACATCGCCGGGTTCCAGTTCCAGCCGTCGGAGATGATCAAGGTCTCCATGGTGATGTGGCTCGGGCTCATCGTGACCAAGAAGCAGGACCGCCTGGGCGACCTCGTGCACGGGATCCTGCCGATCCTGCTCGTCGGCGGTGGAGCGATCGCGCTGGTCCTCCTCGGCGGGGATCTCGGCACGGTGCTGATCATGGCGGCCATGCTGCTGGGCGCGCTGTTCCTCATCGGCGTCCGCTTCCGCCTCCTGCTCGTGCCGCTGCTCGTCGGAGGGCTCGTGTTCGGCATCGTCGCCGCCTCGAGCGAGAGCCGCGTGCGGCGCATCACGTCGTTCCTGCAGGAGAACTGCACGACGATCGACCAGGACGACTGCTGGCAGGTGCAGCACGGCATGTTCGCCCTCGCGAACGGCGGTGTGTTCGGTGTCGGGCTCGGCAACTCCGCGGCCAAGTGGTCGTGGCTGCCCGCGGCCGACAACGACTTCATCTTCGCGATCATCGGCGAGGAGCTGGGACTGATCGGCGCCGTCGTGGTGCTCGCGCTGTTCGTGATGCTCGGGATCGCGTTCGCGCGCATCCTCCGCAACGCCCGGACCCCGTTCGCGAAGACGGTCACCGCCGCGGTCATGGTGTGGGTCATCGGGCAGGCGTGTGTCAACATCGGAGTCGTGCTCAAGGTCCTCCCCGTCCTCGGCGTCCCCCTCCCGCTCGTCTCCGCAGGCGGCACGGCGCTCATGACCACCCTGTTCGCCATCGGCATCGTCCTGTCGGTCGCCCGCGATCCCGAGGCTCCGGCGCGCCACGCTGCGCGGGTCGCCGCGCGACGCGCGGGACGCGTGAAGGCGTCGGGCCGGTCCGCCCGATGA
- the murG gene encoding undecaprenyldiphospho-muramoylpentapeptide beta-N-acetylglucosaminyltransferase has translation MTTYLLAGGGTAGHVNPLLAVADRLRERDAGAVVLVLGTAEGLESRLVPERGYELLTIAKVPFPRRPNGAALRFPGRFRASVADVSRIIADRGVDVVVGFGGYVSTPAYLAARRAGIPLAVHEANARPGLANRLGARFAEAVGVAFAGTPLRGAEVVGMPLRHEIERLDRSGLRDEAAAFFGLDAARPVLLATGGSLGARRINATMVASAAELAGSGWQVLHITGAKSEVSDPNLADYRMVEYADRMDLALALADLAVSRAGASTVSELAALGIPAVYVPYPVGNGEQRFNAAPVVVAGGGILVEDAEFTPAWVSRELLPLLADGGRVRAMADAAASAGFLDGTDRMVALVDRALGAGGSGGGARDDREPA, from the coding sequence ATGACGACGTACCTCCTCGCCGGCGGGGGCACCGCCGGCCACGTGAATCCGCTGCTCGCCGTCGCCGATCGCCTGCGCGAGCGCGACGCCGGCGCGGTCGTGCTGGTGCTCGGCACCGCGGAGGGGCTCGAGTCCCGGCTCGTGCCGGAACGCGGCTACGAACTGCTCACGATCGCCAAGGTGCCGTTCCCGCGTCGGCCGAACGGCGCCGCACTGCGGTTCCCCGGGCGCTTCCGCGCCTCCGTCGCCGACGTGTCGCGCATCATCGCCGATCGGGGCGTCGATGTCGTCGTCGGCTTCGGCGGCTACGTGTCGACGCCCGCCTACCTCGCGGCCCGCCGCGCGGGCATCCCGCTCGCGGTGCACGAGGCGAACGCCCGACCCGGACTCGCGAATCGCCTCGGCGCCCGCTTCGCCGAGGCGGTCGGCGTGGCCTTCGCGGGTACGCCGCTGCGGGGGGCCGAGGTCGTGGGGATGCCGCTGCGGCATGAGATCGAACGGCTCGACCGGTCGGGCCTGCGCGACGAGGCCGCCGCGTTCTTCGGGTTGGATGCCGCGCGCCCGGTCCTGCTCGCGACGGGCGGGTCGCTCGGCGCTCGGCGCATCAATGCCACGATGGTCGCGAGCGCGGCCGAGCTCGCCGGTTCGGGGTGGCAGGTGCTGCACATCACGGGCGCGAAGAGCGAGGTGTCCGACCCGAATCTCGCGGACTACCGCATGGTCGAGTACGCGGACCGGATGGACCTCGCGCTGGCCCTGGCCGACCTGGCCGTGTCCCGCGCGGGTGCGAGCACGGTGAGCGAACTCGCGGCGCTCGGGATCCCCGCCGTCTACGTCCCGTACCCGGTCGGCAACGGCGAGCAGCGGTTCAACGCCGCGCCCGTGGTCGTCGCCGGCGGAGGCATCCTCGTCGAGGACGCGGAGTTCACGCCGGCGTGGGTGTCGCGCGAGCTGCTGCCGCTGCTGGCCGACGGCGGCCGGGTGCGCGCGATGGCGGATGCCGCGGCTTCCGCAGGGTTCCTCGACGGGACCGATCGCATGGTCGCCCTCGTCGACCGGGCGCTCGGTGCCGGCGGATCCGGCGGGGGAGCCCGCGACGATCGCGAACCCGCGTAA
- the murC gene encoding UDP-N-acetylmuramate--L-alanine ligase: MTIKPDPTVQIPADLGNVHFVGIGGSGMSGIARLVLGDGHRVTGSDARESANIQALRALGARVAIGHAAEHLPDDVDTVVVTGALWQDNPEYQLALQRGVPVLHRSQALAALIGGRRLVSVAGAHGKTTSTGMIVTSLLGAGADPSFVNGGVIEELGVSAAAGNGELFVVEADESDGSFLLYDTSIALITNVDPDHLDHYGSREAFEQAFVDFADRAREAVVISSDDASALRVSARLAHRNVVTFGEAADATVRVHSIVTDGPVAFAIDHDGRTFHGRLRVPGRHNAVNAAGAFAVLVQLGIDPEVALTGIERFAGTGRRFELHGTVGGVSVYDDYAHHPTEVAAALAAARTVVGEGRIIAVHQPHTYSRTQAFAKEFAEVLEEFADETVVLDVYGAREDPVPGVTGALVSERFADQGRVAFIPDWQEAADRTAQIARDGDYVITLGCGDVYRIVPQLLAALERERG, encoded by the coding sequence GTGACCATCAAGCCCGACCCGACCGTTCAGATCCCCGCCGACCTCGGCAACGTGCATTTCGTCGGCATCGGCGGCTCCGGCATGAGCGGCATCGCCCGACTCGTGCTGGGCGACGGTCACCGCGTGACGGGCTCGGACGCGCGCGAGTCCGCGAACATCCAGGCGCTGCGCGCGCTGGGAGCTCGGGTCGCGATCGGCCATGCGGCGGAGCACCTGCCCGACGACGTCGACACGGTCGTCGTGACCGGGGCACTCTGGCAGGACAACCCGGAGTACCAGCTCGCCCTCCAGCGCGGCGTGCCGGTGCTGCACCGATCGCAGGCCCTCGCCGCCCTGATCGGCGGTCGACGCCTCGTGTCGGTGGCCGGTGCGCACGGGAAGACGACGTCCACGGGCATGATCGTCACGTCGCTGCTGGGCGCGGGCGCCGACCCGAGTTTCGTCAACGGCGGCGTGATCGAGGAGCTGGGCGTGAGCGCCGCGGCCGGGAACGGCGAGCTCTTCGTCGTCGAGGCCGACGAGTCGGACGGCTCGTTCCTGCTGTACGACACCTCGATCGCGCTCATCACCAACGTCGACCCCGACCACCTCGACCACTACGGTTCGCGGGAGGCCTTCGAGCAGGCGTTCGTCGACTTCGCGGACCGGGCGCGCGAGGCGGTCGTGATCTCGAGCGACGATGCGAGTGCGCTGCGCGTCTCGGCGCGGCTCGCGCACCGCAACGTGGTCACCTTCGGCGAGGCCGCCGACGCGACCGTGCGGGTCCACTCGATCGTGACCGACGGCCCGGTCGCGTTCGCGATCGACCACGACGGTCGGACGTTCCACGGCAGGCTCCGCGTGCCGGGGCGGCACAACGCCGTCAACGCGGCGGGCGCATTCGCGGTGCTCGTGCAGCTGGGCATCGATCCCGAGGTCGCGCTGACGGGAATCGAGCGGTTCGCGGGGACGGGACGCCGGTTCGAACTGCACGGCACCGTCGGCGGCGTGAGCGTGTACGACGACTACGCCCACCACCCGACGGAGGTCGCGGCCGCACTCGCAGCGGCACGCACCGTCGTCGGCGAAGGCCGGATCATCGCCGTGCACCAGCCGCACACGTACAGCCGCACCCAGGCGTTCGCGAAGGAGTTCGCGGAGGTGCTCGAGGAGTTCGCCGACGAGACCGTGGTCCTCGACGTCTACGGCGCACGCGAGGACCCGGTGCCCGGCGTCACGGGTGCGCTCGTCAGCGAGCGCTTCGCCGACCAGGGCCGCGTCGCCTTCATCCCCGACTGGCAGGAGGCCGCCGACCGCACGGCGCAGATCGCCCGTGATGGCGACTACGTGATCACCCTCGGCTGCGGGGACGTCTACCGGATCGTGCCGCAGCTGCTCGCCGCGCTGGAGCGTGAGCGCGGGTGA
- a CDS encoding FtsQ-type POTRA domain-containing protein — MKRPQGFDGPRPGRPGPVVPESRDPRADAAADAGDAVTTVQDRVTTEPIAIVAAPEPETARVQAPTIAGPDRERAGRERGDPAAGAAGTRPGSVVGSAAGSDPDPKAARRAHAKAMRDRRRYEREEVRRFTARSRHRRFAWLVGAGTVVVVSGGLVGAAYSPLMALREVRVEGAQRIPVGELQAAFAEDYGTPLPLITSADVRSALGEFPLIETYSTETVPPGTLVVRVVERTPVGVVDTPRGLELVDAAGVVIDRPEERPADQPLIDAGGVASKGFRAAAAVVRSLPPEVRGQVVRATAETVDDVRLELAGGASVLWGSSEDSSTKATVLARMMASAPPDTVSHYDVSAPMNPVTG, encoded by the coding sequence GTGAAGCGGCCGCAGGGCTTCGACGGTCCGCGACCGGGGCGTCCCGGTCCGGTCGTCCCGGAGTCGCGCGATCCGCGGGCGGACGCCGCAGCGGACGCCGGTGATGCCGTCACGACCGTGCAGGACCGCGTGACGACGGAGCCGATCGCGATCGTGGCGGCGCCGGAGCCGGAGACGGCGCGGGTGCAGGCGCCGACGATCGCCGGGCCGGATCGCGAACGGGCGGGCCGCGAGCGCGGTGACCCCGCTGCCGGGGCCGCAGGGACGCGGCCCGGAAGCGTCGTGGGAAGTGCTGCAGGCTCCGACCCCGATCCGAAGGCGGCTCGTCGCGCGCACGCGAAGGCGATGCGCGACCGCAGGCGCTACGAGCGCGAGGAGGTGCGGAGGTTCACCGCCCGCTCCCGGCATCGGCGATTCGCCTGGCTGGTCGGCGCCGGCACGGTCGTGGTGGTGTCCGGCGGCCTCGTCGGTGCGGCGTACTCGCCGTTGATGGCGCTGCGCGAGGTCCGGGTGGAGGGTGCGCAGCGCATCCCGGTGGGCGAGCTCCAGGCCGCGTTCGCCGAGGATTACGGCACGCCGCTGCCGCTCATCACGTCGGCAGACGTCCGGTCCGCGCTCGGGGAGTTCCCGCTGATCGAGACCTACTCGACCGAGACCGTGCCGCCCGGGACGCTCGTCGTCCGCGTGGTCGAGCGGACCCCGGTCGGCGTCGTGGACACCCCGCGCGGACTCGAACTCGTGGACGCCGCCGGGGTGGTCATCGACCGGCCGGAGGAGCGGCCGGCCGATCAGCCGCTCATCGATGCGGGCGGCGTGGCGTCGAAGGGGTTCCGCGCCGCGGCCGCGGTCGTCCGGAGCCTGCCGCCGGAGGTTCGCGGGCAGGTGGTCCGCGCGACGGCGGAGACCGTGGACGACGTCCGGCTGGAGCTGGCGGGCGGGGCATCCGTGCTCTGGGGCAGCAGCGAGGACTCGTCGACGAAGGCGACCGTGCTGGCGCGGATGATGGCTTCGGCGCCGCCCGACACGGTGTCGCACTACGACGTGTCGGCGCCGATGAATCCCGTCACGGGGTGA
- the ftsZ gene encoding cell division protein FtsZ: MSTNQNYLAVIKVVGIGGGGVNAVNRMIELGLRGVEFIAINTDAQALLMSDADVKLDVGRDLTRGLGAGADPEVGRRAAEDHAEEIEEALAGADMVFVTAGEGGGTGTGGAPVVARIAKSIGALTIGVVTKPFSFEGKRRQTQAEQGVARLKEEVDTLIVVPNDRLLEISDRGISMLEAFATADQVLLAGVQGITDLITTPGLINLDFADVKSVMQGAGSALMGIGSSRGADRAIKAAELAVASPLLEASIDGAHGVLLSIQGGSNLGIFEINDAARLVQEAVHPEANIIFGAVIDDTLGDEVRVTVIAAGFDGGEPQAKDSAVDARRSNLVPAAVGAAVGVAAGAGASAASSSSAETGDTIGELDIEELVESANWGELPTSTGDQIVSDPAFDDGGDDLDIPDFLK; encoded by the coding sequence ATGTCGACAAACCAGAACTACCTCGCCGTCATCAAGGTCGTCGGCATCGGCGGCGGCGGCGTGAACGCCGTCAACCGCATGATCGAGCTCGGCCTCCGCGGCGTCGAGTTCATCGCGATCAACACCGACGCCCAGGCGCTGCTGATGTCCGACGCGGACGTCAAGCTCGACGTCGGCCGCGACCTCACCAGAGGCCTCGGCGCGGGCGCCGACCCCGAGGTCGGCCGCCGGGCGGCCGAAGACCACGCCGAGGAGATCGAGGAGGCGCTCGCAGGCGCCGACATGGTCTTCGTGACCGCGGGCGAGGGAGGCGGCACCGGCACCGGCGGCGCCCCGGTCGTCGCGCGCATCGCGAAGTCGATCGGCGCGCTCACGATCGGTGTCGTCACCAAGCCGTTCAGCTTCGAGGGCAAGCGCCGGCAGACCCAGGCCGAGCAGGGCGTGGCGCGGCTGAAGGAAGAGGTCGACACCCTCATCGTGGTGCCGAACGATCGCCTGCTCGAGATCAGCGACCGCGGCATCTCGATGCTCGAGGCGTTCGCGACCGCCGACCAGGTGCTCCTCGCAGGTGTCCAGGGCATCACCGACCTCATCACCACGCCGGGCCTGATCAACCTCGACTTCGCCGACGTCAAGTCCGTGATGCAGGGCGCGGGTTCCGCGCTCATGGGCATCGGCTCGTCGAGGGGAGCCGACCGGGCGATCAAGGCGGCGGAGCTCGCGGTCGCGAGTCCCCTGCTCGAAGCGTCGATCGACGGTGCGCACGGCGTGCTGCTCTCGATCCAGGGCGGGTCGAACCTCGGCATCTTCGAGATCAACGACGCCGCGCGCCTCGTGCAGGAGGCCGTGCATCCCGAGGCCAACATCATCTTCGGTGCGGTGATCGACGACACCCTCGGCGACGAGGTGCGGGTCACCGTCATCGCCGCCGGGTTCGACGGCGGCGAACCGCAGGCCAAGGACTCCGCGGTCGACGCCCGCCGCTCGAACCTGGTGCCGGCCGCCGTCGGCGCGGCAGTGGGCGTCGCGGCCGGCGCAGGGGCATCCGCTGCGTCGTCGTCGTCGGCAGAGACCGGCGACACGATCGGCGAACTCGACATCGAGGAACTCGTCGAGTCCGCGAACTGGGGCGAGCTGCCCACGTCCACCGGCGACCAGATCGTGAGCGACCCGGCGTTCGACGACGGGGGCGACGACCTCGACATCCCCGACTTCCTGAAGTGA
- a CDS encoding YggS family pyridoxal phosphate-dependent enzyme, with amino-acid sequence MTDEHHPDPGLATRLERVRADVSAAALTAGRQPDEITTIVVTKFHPASLVAQLAALGVHDIGENRHQEARAKAAELADLEVTWHFIGQLQGKKARQVRAYAGAIHSIDRPSLVDALASDESELDAFVQVNLTDDPGRGGVAPAELEALVEHVVSSPGLRLRGLMAVAPLGEPARPAFARVRGFSERIRRIAPDAGALSMGMSHDYSDAILEGATHLRIGTAITGNRPA; translated from the coding sequence GTGACCGACGAGCACCACCCGGATCCAGGCCTCGCGACGCGCCTCGAACGCGTGCGAGCGGATGTCTCGGCTGCCGCCCTGACCGCGGGGCGGCAGCCCGACGAGATCACGACGATCGTCGTCACCAAGTTCCACCCCGCGTCGCTCGTCGCGCAGCTCGCCGCGCTCGGCGTGCACGACATCGGCGAGAACCGGCACCAGGAGGCGCGTGCGAAGGCGGCGGAGCTCGCCGACCTCGAGGTCACCTGGCACTTCATCGGCCAGTTGCAGGGCAAGAAGGCGCGTCAGGTTCGCGCCTACGCGGGGGCGATCCACTCCATCGACCGACCGTCCCTGGTCGACGCGCTGGCATCGGACGAGTCCGAGCTCGACGCATTCGTCCAGGTCAACCTGACGGACGACCCCGGGCGCGGCGGGGTGGCCCCGGCCGAGCTCGAGGCGCTCGTCGAGCACGTCGTGTCGTCGCCGGGTCTCCGCCTGCGGGGCCTCATGGCGGTTGCACCCCTCGGTGAACCGGCCCGACCCGCCTTCGCGCGGGTGCGCGGGTTCTCGGAGCGGATCCGCCGCATCGCGCCCGACGCCGGGGCGCTGTCGATGGGGATGAGCCACGACTATTCGGATGCGATCTTGGAGGGTGCGACACACCTTCGCATCGGAACCGCAATCACGGGGAATCGGCCGGCCTGA
- a CDS encoding cell division protein SepF, which translates to MSNPLKKTMVYLGLADEELEAEAPPAQQVQAAAPAPAPVAPAPVHKGGAAVTPLRSKSTPQPTPPQAEMNEILTVHPRQYRDAQVIAESFREGVPVIINLSQMSDGDARRLIDFASGLSQGLHGKIERVTSKVFLLSPAHVVVSGDTADGDGEQDSTFFSHA; encoded by the coding sequence ATGTCGAACCCGCTGAAGAAGACGATGGTCTACCTGGGACTCGCCGACGAGGAGCTCGAGGCGGAGGCCCCGCCTGCGCAGCAGGTCCAAGCCGCGGCACCCGCACCCGCACCGGTCGCACCGGCGCCCGTGCACAAGGGCGGAGCGGCCGTCACGCCGCTGCGCAGCAAGTCCACCCCGCAACCGACCCCTCCGCAGGCTGAGATGAACGAGATCCTGACCGTCCACCCCCGCCAGTACCGCGATGCGCAGGTCATCGCCGAATCGTTCCGCGAGGGGGTGCCGGTCATCATCAACCTCTCGCAGATGTCCGACGGCGACGCCCGTCGCCTCATCGACTTCGCCAGCGGGCTCTCGCAGGGCCTGCACGGCAAGATCGAGCGCGTCACCAGCAAGGTGTTCCTGCTCTCGCCGGCGCACGTCGTCGTCTCGGGCGACACGGCGGACGGCGACGGCGAACAGGACTCGACCTTCTTCTCGCACGCGTAG
- a CDS encoding YggT family protein, with protein sequence MGVLSFVWSTLSTILVIYFFVMWARFVLDLIRTFNRQWRPRGFWLVVVEAVYTVTDPPVRFFRRLVPPIRIGQIALDLGWSLAMLLVIVLMTIVSGLSVATSAMA encoded by the coding sequence GTGGGAGTTCTGTCATTCGTCTGGAGCACGCTCTCCACGATCCTCGTCATCTACTTCTTCGTGATGTGGGCACGGTTCGTGCTCGACCTGATCCGCACGTTCAACCGCCAGTGGCGCCCACGCGGGTTCTGGCTCGTGGTGGTGGAGGCGGTGTACACCGTGACCGATCCGCCGGTGCGGTTCTTCCGCAGGCTCGTGCCGCCGATCCGCATCGGCCAGATCGCGCTGGACCTCGGGTGGAGCCTGGCGATGCTGCTCGTCATCGTCCTCATGACGATCGTCTCCGGGCTGTCCGTCGCGACCTCGGCGATGGCGTAG